Proteins encoded within one genomic window of Puniceicoccaceae bacterium:
- a CDS encoding family 43 glycosylhydrolase has translation MRFFTLLRVALSLLLGTSILPAQTATVQFDSQRQEIHGFGAVNMPSWIENLSPEELERAFGTGEGQLGFSILRIKVPTDPNTWIHEVPAARQAKEMGALLLATPWSPPPHMKSNGSIVGGELLPEYYADFAQHLADFQTFMTAQGAPLDAISIQNEPDYRVDYESCDWSPQQMIAFLKAHGADIPAKVVISESFQFRRDETDPILRDAEAAAQVDIIGGHIYGGGLFAYPMAQRMGKAVWMTEHLDLETDWESVLATGKEMHDCMLSDFNAYIWWYLRRYYGPLDEDGSISKRGYVMSHFSRFIRPGYFRVQADASPVAGVSVSAYRDLHTGVLVLINQHSEARELVLACEGAELEQMQRFETTQSHNVALLEAVEVVDQQLHLTLPAGSITTLVGALQNHPVFQNPVLPGDHPDLTLFQYGDDFYAGFSNFHRAPFGTILHSKDLMHWRTLTHVIPADWQGLRGAAPTEGTWAGVITHFYDSFWFYFSNTAGGGQYFSKADAPEGPWSEPVQMQGTAQTGPTGYDNSIFVDDDGTPYLLIKPGQFANRIQRIGPDGHLTGELLNLDWVNEGERYSWAEGPVMVKRDGWYYYFVAGNVTGGQWVLRSQSLTDDPASWQHLGEFFEPITDPATGFRGPNHITAPVQLADGTWWTLSHSYERIGNDDWNAMGRQGLLHEVTWDENGKPTGSAPVSGWTPGPRLMAGGIGKKTMRSDSFDDGWMIPDWYVLHPSAAERHSLDPQQGTLRLDASTDRAHLLQRESEKTYEIVTQVRLSQQDTAVGVEGGIWLTNGDASLTLELYAMAGRVGVRYFGMQHEIDFVAQQWVWLKLKRSGHQLDAYVSSDGEDWNPLLLGIDARSLDAAQPNFNSWIGNSVGLYANGGAVEFSEFLVNETPQEATLWLEPECGMVGTLWQSQHDDSASGSAYVEVPNGNSFTAQAPSDEAAHLVFNLQVEHAGIYSLWARVICPTADDDSFWVRVNHGDWILWNGIAPQSAQWTWDQLPQSFSLHEGRNTLTLAVREDGILLDKLCLSQSDQTPEGLGGEASNCEGQ, from the coding sequence ATGAGATTTTTTACCCTACTGCGTGTCGCCCTGAGTTTACTGCTTGGCACAAGTATTCTACCGGCGCAAACCGCAACCGTGCAATTCGACAGCCAGCGGCAGGAGATTCATGGCTTTGGCGCGGTGAATATGCCCAGCTGGATCGAGAACCTGAGTCCTGAGGAACTGGAGCGCGCGTTTGGCACTGGAGAAGGGCAACTCGGATTTTCCATTCTGCGCATCAAGGTACCAACAGATCCGAATACCTGGATACACGAAGTACCTGCAGCGCGTCAGGCAAAGGAAATGGGGGCGCTGTTGCTGGCTACGCCCTGGTCACCGCCACCCCACATGAAAAGCAATGGCAGTATCGTGGGCGGAGAATTACTGCCGGAGTATTATGCGGATTTTGCGCAGCATCTGGCTGATTTCCAGACCTTCATGACTGCCCAGGGGGCACCGCTCGATGCGATTTCAATCCAGAACGAACCCGACTATCGCGTGGACTACGAGTCCTGTGATTGGTCACCACAGCAGATGATCGCGTTTCTGAAAGCGCACGGAGCGGACATTCCGGCGAAGGTTGTCATATCAGAATCGTTTCAATTTCGACGTGACGAAACCGATCCCATCCTGCGTGATGCGGAAGCGGCAGCCCAGGTGGACATCATTGGCGGACACATTTATGGTGGTGGACTTTTCGCCTATCCGATGGCGCAGCGCATGGGCAAAGCGGTTTGGATGACCGAGCACCTTGACCTTGAGACGGACTGGGAGAGTGTGCTGGCAACCGGCAAGGAAATGCATGACTGCATGCTCAGCGATTTTAACGCCTACATCTGGTGGTACCTTCGCCGGTATTATGGACCGCTGGATGAAGACGGAAGCATCAGCAAACGCGGCTACGTGATGAGTCACTTCTCTCGCTTCATTCGCCCCGGTTATTTTCGCGTGCAGGCCGACGCCTCGCCTGTGGCGGGTGTGTCGGTGAGCGCCTACCGGGATTTGCACACAGGAGTGCTCGTGCTCATCAACCAGCACTCGGAGGCACGTGAGCTGGTATTGGCATGTGAAGGAGCAGAACTCGAACAGATGCAGCGCTTTGAAACCACGCAATCCCACAATGTAGCTTTGCTTGAAGCGGTGGAGGTGGTGGATCAACAGCTTCACCTGACCCTGCCTGCAGGCAGCATTACGACATTGGTGGGAGCCTTGCAAAACCATCCGGTTTTTCAGAATCCTGTGCTGCCCGGAGATCATCCGGACCTCACCCTGTTCCAATACGGTGATGACTTTTATGCGGGGTTTTCCAATTTTCACCGTGCACCCTTTGGCACGATCCTGCACTCGAAGGATCTGATGCACTGGCGCACGCTGACGCATGTCATCCCGGCAGACTGGCAGGGGCTTCGTGGTGCTGCACCGACCGAAGGCACCTGGGCGGGCGTGATCACCCACTTCTACGATTCCTTCTGGTTCTATTTTTCCAACACTGCTGGCGGCGGACAGTACTTCAGCAAGGCAGATGCTCCGGAAGGTCCCTGGTCTGAACCCGTGCAGATGCAGGGCACTGCGCAAACGGGTCCGACTGGCTACGACAATTCGATCTTCGTGGATGATGACGGCACTCCCTATTTGCTGATCAAACCCGGACAGTTTGCCAACCGCATCCAGCGCATTGGACCGGATGGTCATCTGACTGGGGAACTGCTCAATCTCGACTGGGTGAATGAGGGTGAGCGCTACAGCTGGGCAGAAGGACCCGTGATGGTGAAGCGGGATGGATGGTATTATTATTTTGTCGCGGGCAACGTAACGGGTGGGCAGTGGGTGCTGCGCTCGCAAAGCCTCACCGACGATCCTGCGAGCTGGCAGCATTTGGGAGAGTTTTTTGAACCGATCACCGATCCGGCGACCGGCTTTCGCGGACCGAATCACATCACTGCCCCCGTGCAGCTCGCCGATGGCACATGGTGGACGCTCTCGCACAGTTACGAACGCATTGGAAATGACGACTGGAACGCCATGGGCAGACAGGGTCTGCTGCATGAAGTGACCTGGGACGAAAATGGCAAACCGACCGGATCGGCTCCAGTGAGTGGATGGACTCCCGGACCCCGTCTCATGGCGGGTGGGATTGGGAAAAAAACGATGCGTTCGGATAGCTTTGACGATGGTTGGATGATTCCGGACTGGTATGTGCTGCATCCCTCCGCTGCGGAGCGCCATTCGCTGGATCCTCAGCAGGGAACCTTGCGGCTCGATGCAAGCACGGATCGTGCGCACCTGTTGCAGCGTGAATCGGAAAAAACCTACGAAATCGTCACGCAGGTAAGACTTTCCCAGCAGGACACTGCAGTGGGTGTCGAAGGCGGAATATGGCTCACCAACGGGGATGCATCGCTGACGCTCGAACTCTACGCCATGGCGGGACGTGTGGGTGTGCGGTACTTCGGCATGCAGCACGAAATCGACTTTGTTGCTCAGCAATGGGTGTGGTTGAAGCTCAAGCGCTCTGGACATCAACTGGATGCGTATGTCAGCAGCGATGGTGAGGACTGGAATCCGCTGTTGCTCGGCATTGATGCGCGATCACTGGATGCAGCGCAGCCCAATTTCAACTCCTGGATTGGCAACAGTGTGGGGCTGTATGCAAATGGGGGAGCGGTAGAGTTCTCCGAGTTTCTCGTGAATGAAACCCCGCAGGAGGCAACGCTTTGGCTGGAACCCGAGTGCGGGATGGTCGGAACACTTTGGCAGAGTCAACATGACGACAGCGCCTCGGGGTCAGCATATGTCGAGGTACCGAACGGAAACAGTTTCACCGCACAGGCTCCATCAGATGAGGCGGCTCACCTTGTGTTTAATCTGCAGGTGGAACACGCAGGAATTTATTCCCTGTGGGCACGCGTCATCTGTCCGACTGCGGATGACGACTCCTTTTGGGTGAGGGTGAATCATGGCGACTGGATTCTGTGGAACGGTATCGCACCGCAATCGGCGCAATGGACCTGGGATCAACTGCCGCAGTCCTTTTCGCTGCATGAGGGTCGCAATACCCTGACCCTTGCCGTGCGCGAGGATGGCATCCTGCTGGACAAGCTCTGCCTGAGCCAGTCGGATCAAACTCCGGAGGGTCTGGGTGGCGAGGCGTCAAATTGTGAGGGCCAATGA
- a CDS encoding alpha-L-arabinofuranosidase C-terminal domain-containing protein — translation MKSRIRFSFFLNLLVAGMVSSGVCASQPPVRIEIDATAPTRAISSDLVGAFFEDLNYAADGGLYAELIQNRSFEYSATERTEWGPLSFWELVKSGGGEGHLRVGEVRPLHVNNPHYAIMVVTDPGEQGVGLANSGFGGVAVQAGKAYRASFWSYQLFQNRQWGPDSDPGDQATLVSLELRSHSGEVLASQHFEVHGRKWTQYSTELIPSASDEQAQLVLSVHAAGGLAVDMVSLFPRDTFRGHENGLRRDLAEHLAAMQPRFVRFPGGCLVHGQSIHTFYDWKKTVGPIEQRQSQRNLWGYHQTNGLGYHEYFQFCEDLDAIPLPVVAAGVCCQHGGDSPHRGQEGLPMEAMPAYIQDILDLIEWANGPADSEWGAVRAAAGRTEPWGLKYLGVGNEDAITPAFEERFRMIHEVLKERHPEIVVVGTVGPFASGEDYDNGWRFANELDLAMVDEHYYVPPQWFWDNLHRYDAYDRSKAKVYVGEYAAHEPDRRNTLRSALAEAAGLIGFERNGDVVKFASYAPLLARRGHTQWTPDLVYFTQTDIVSTPNYFVQKLFGNHAGDQLLACNLHHEKVDGRLAVSAVQDSRSGDWILKIVNGDDQPRALSISLSGLEMRVPVTGHCVVLTGPSLDAVNDDAEVPVVFPRESPIAISQNFAYEAPAHALSVIRWNARSN, via the coding sequence ATGAAATCACGCATCCGTTTCTCTTTCTTTCTCAATTTGTTGGTCGCCGGAATGGTTTCTTCGGGTGTTTGCGCATCTCAACCCCCAGTTCGGATTGAGATTGATGCAACTGCGCCAACCCGTGCGATTAGCTCGGATTTGGTCGGTGCATTTTTTGAGGACCTCAACTATGCTGCAGATGGGGGACTATATGCGGAGTTGATCCAGAATCGTTCCTTTGAATACAGTGCGACCGAACGCACGGAGTGGGGTCCGCTTTCCTTTTGGGAACTGGTGAAATCCGGTGGCGGAGAAGGTCATTTGCGTGTTGGAGAAGTGCGTCCACTGCATGTCAACAATCCGCATTATGCCATCATGGTGGTGACTGATCCCGGAGAGCAAGGGGTAGGGCTGGCAAACTCGGGCTTTGGTGGTGTTGCGGTGCAGGCCGGGAAGGCTTACCGCGCATCCTTCTGGAGTTATCAGCTCTTCCAAAATCGGCAGTGGGGTCCGGACAGTGATCCCGGCGACCAGGCGACACTTGTTTCGCTTGAACTGCGCAGTCATTCCGGCGAAGTGCTGGCGAGCCAGCACTTTGAAGTGCACGGTCGGAAATGGACGCAGTATTCGACAGAACTGATCCCAAGTGCAAGTGACGAGCAGGCGCAATTGGTGCTCAGTGTGCATGCAGCGGGCGGGCTTGCCGTGGATATGGTTTCCCTGTTCCCGCGCGATACGTTTCGGGGGCATGAAAACGGGCTGCGGCGTGATCTCGCAGAGCACCTCGCCGCGATGCAACCCCGGTTTGTTCGCTTCCCGGGAGGGTGCCTGGTGCACGGGCAGAGCATCCATACATTTTATGACTGGAAAAAGACGGTGGGACCCATCGAGCAGCGTCAGTCACAGCGCAACCTGTGGGGCTACCATCAGACAAATGGGCTGGGGTATCACGAGTATTTTCAATTCTGTGAAGACCTGGATGCCATTCCTTTGCCTGTCGTTGCGGCGGGGGTTTGCTGTCAGCATGGGGGCGATTCTCCCCACCGTGGGCAGGAAGGACTGCCCATGGAGGCCATGCCCGCCTACATTCAGGATATTCTGGACCTGATCGAGTGGGCGAATGGACCTGCGGATTCGGAGTGGGGTGCCGTGCGTGCCGCAGCGGGTCGGACAGAACCTTGGGGACTGAAATACCTGGGTGTGGGCAATGAAGATGCGATCACACCGGCGTTTGAAGAACGCTTCCGCATGATCCATGAGGTGTTGAAGGAGCGTCATCCTGAGATTGTGGTGGTCGGCACGGTCGGACCCTTTGCAAGCGGGGAGGACTATGACAATGGCTGGCGCTTTGCGAACGAACTTGATCTGGCAATGGTGGATGAACACTACTATGTGCCACCCCAGTGGTTTTGGGATAACCTGCACCGCTACGATGCCTACGACCGCAGTAAGGCGAAGGTGTATGTGGGGGAATATGCCGCGCACGAACCGGACCGCCGCAATACCCTGCGCTCGGCACTGGCTGAGGCTGCGGGTCTGATCGGATTTGAACGCAACGGCGATGTGGTAAAGTTTGCGTCCTATGCGCCCCTGCTCGCGCGCCGTGGTCACACGCAGTGGACTCCGGATCTGGTCTATTTCACTCAGACCGACATTGTCTCCACGCCCAACTATTTCGTGCAAAAACTGTTCGGAAACCATGCAGGAGACCAGTTGCTCGCCTGCAACCTCCATCATGAAAAGGTCGATGGCCGACTGGCGGTGTCGGCGGTGCAAGACAGCCGGAGCGGGGATTGGATTCTCAAGATTGTGAATGGTGACGATCAGCCACGCGCGCTTAGCATTTCCCTGAGCGGGTTAGAGATGCGGGTTCCAGTGACCGGGCATTGCGTCGTGCTGACGGGTCCGTCACTCGATGCGGTTAATGATGATGCTGAAGTCCCCGTTGTGTTTCCGCGCGAAAGTCCCATCGCCATCAGCCAGAACTTCGCTTACGAAGCTCCTGCGCATGCGCTCTCCGTGATTCGATGGAACGCCCGTTCCAACTAG
- a CDS encoding glycoside hydrolase family 97 catalytic domain-containing protein, with translation MMFSRLLFFTFLVHSLAADNWRHTPVVQSPDGGIAFYCSTQGGDLSYAVRYQGRTVIEPSALGFLSDLGNFSTGLKLQSTATRRVEQEYELPGGKTSTVHSLANEWSGNWESADGHLLTLIVRISDQDVAFCYEIHSETAQRLTLTEELTRFRFPTGTHAYLSHQVPWGGGYMKTKPSYEEGYAVGVPTNHASPHGLGFTFPALFQTEAGDWVLLSETGVSGSHAGARLSDYDPELGYQIAFPEPEENAGLGEATIAGSLPYQSAWRTLSIGHTLAPIVESTVATDVVEPLYEASMDYQPGRSTWSWILWQDASMNWDDQIAYIDLAAEMGYEYILVDAFWDQNIGRERMPELVAYANEKGVDVLLWYNSNGYWNDAPQTPRDCMHTAPARHREMQWLQSIGVKGLKVDFFGGDKQVTMKLYEDILTDANTYGLHLNFHGATLPRGWERMYPNFMTSEAVTASENLVFSQGFADNEARLSTLIPFIRNPVAAMDYGPVFLNKRFGRHPDQGNLRRTTDAFQLATAVLYHSPMQHFGLTPDNLQDQPAPVLEFLKAVPTAWDETRYVAGHPGEFVVLARRSGNTWYIAATHAGTEARELSLDLPWLVGASITLLEDEESGKVSQRSIKIAEHGRVNVKLQPNGGVVMTANQ, from the coding sequence ATGATGTTTTCAAGACTCCTGTTTTTCACCTTTCTGGTTCATTCGCTTGCTGCCGACAACTGGCGTCACACTCCGGTTGTTCAGAGTCCCGATGGAGGAATTGCATTTTATTGCAGCACACAAGGCGGTGACTTGAGCTATGCCGTACGCTATCAGGGCCGCACGGTAATCGAACCCTCAGCACTCGGTTTCCTGAGCGATCTTGGAAACTTTTCGACGGGGCTGAAATTGCAGTCCACTGCCACAAGACGGGTGGAACAGGAATATGAACTGCCGGGCGGCAAAACCTCCACTGTGCATTCGCTTGCCAATGAGTGGAGTGGCAACTGGGAAAGTGCCGATGGGCACCTGTTGACTCTCATCGTGCGCATCAGTGATCAAGACGTTGCGTTTTGTTATGAAATCCACTCTGAAACGGCGCAACGCCTCACTCTCACGGAAGAGTTGACGCGGTTTCGCTTTCCCACCGGCACGCATGCCTATCTTTCGCACCAGGTACCCTGGGGCGGCGGATACATGAAGACCAAGCCGAGCTATGAGGAAGGCTATGCCGTTGGCGTGCCGACGAACCACGCTTCTCCGCACGGACTGGGCTTCACTTTTCCCGCATTGTTTCAAACCGAAGCAGGTGACTGGGTGCTGTTGTCCGAGACCGGTGTGAGCGGCTCCCATGCTGGGGCGCGATTGAGCGACTATGATCCGGAGCTGGGCTACCAGATTGCGTTTCCCGAACCCGAAGAAAATGCGGGACTGGGGGAAGCTACGATTGCGGGCAGTCTTCCCTACCAAAGCGCATGGCGCACCCTTAGCATCGGGCATACCCTGGCGCCGATTGTGGAGTCAACGGTTGCAACCGATGTGGTTGAACCCCTGTATGAGGCATCGATGGATTATCAGCCGGGTCGGTCCACGTGGAGCTGGATTCTGTGGCAGGATGCGAGCATGAACTGGGATGACCAGATCGCTTACATCGATCTCGCCGCCGAGATGGGCTATGAATACATCCTCGTTGATGCCTTCTGGGATCAGAATATTGGACGCGAGCGCATGCCCGAGTTGGTGGCATATGCAAATGAAAAGGGTGTGGATGTGCTGCTGTGGTACAATTCCAATGGTTACTGGAATGATGCACCGCAAACCCCGCGCGACTGCATGCACACTGCGCCAGCACGGCATCGTGAAATGCAGTGGCTGCAGTCCATTGGCGTGAAAGGACTGAAAGTGGACTTTTTTGGGGGTGATAAGCAGGTGACGATGAAGCTCTATGAAGATATCCTCACCGATGCGAACACGTATGGACTGCACCTCAACTTTCACGGCGCCACCCTGCCGCGCGGATGGGAACGCATGTATCCGAATTTCATGACCAGTGAGGCCGTCACCGCCTCGGAAAACCTCGTGTTCTCCCAGGGCTTTGCCGACAATGAGGCCCGGCTGTCCACCCTGATTCCCTTCATTCGCAATCCGGTGGCGGCGATGGACTATGGACCTGTCTTTTTGAATAAACGCTTTGGTCGTCATCCCGATCAGGGCAATCTTCGCCGCACGACCGATGCCTTTCAGCTTGCGACTGCCGTGCTCTACCATTCCCCCATGCAGCACTTTGGCCTGACGCCGGACAATTTGCAGGACCAGCCCGCGCCCGTGCTGGAATTCCTCAAAGCCGTGCCCACTGCATGGGATGAAACCCGCTATGTGGCGGGACATCCGGGTGAATTTGTGGTGTTGGCCCGACGCTCGGGAAATACTTGGTACATCGCTGCGACACATGCCGGAACGGAAGCGAGGGAGTTGTCACTGGATTTGCCCTGGCTGGTAGGTGCAAGCATCACCTTGCTGGAGGATGAAGAGTCGGGTAAAGTTTCTCAGCGCAGCATTAAAATCGCGGAGCATGGAAGGGTGAACGTAAAGCTCCAACCCAACGGTGGAGTCGTAATGACTGCGAACCAATGA
- a CDS encoding TonB-dependent receptor plug domain-containing protein has protein sequence MALSVLAPVSGFAQQVLDESEDEVYTMSPFEVTTTDDEGYFTTTTLAGNRLNTDIRDLGTSLSIYNMQFLDDVGATDNQTLLKYTLGTEVGGVFGNYSGSGGGASPNKDASYLNPGSTNRIRGLVSADNTRDLNLSSIPWDGYNIEAVDIQRGPNAILFGQGSPAGVINTRTKQALLLNDIREVSIRLDEYGSFRGSADFNQVLIDGELAVRVATVFNRGKFKQEPAFEDFDRQYIALRYQPKWFENLDGRTTIKASYEMGDSESNRPRNMPPEDRLTPWFTELGQFTSNPAYMNNNNWQIPGYGMATQADNDGNTNPNYEPWVNTNFGNNYYGGSIFFYDGDSSQYTYAMALNPIGYLGINAEGERDGGIGGLAPSQPHGIRGYRDWALDVGIPFASLTVNNSITDPKVFDFYNRLIDGDIKREWHDFDSLDLQFSQTFFNDTVGIDIIYHDEEYKSGNYSPLVGGNGALFVDYNERWADGNNHASAGWYSDGTVNPNVGRAFVFASNNEGDARHERESFRATAFVTHDFNRHGDNWFWRLLGNQTVTGLSSQDDSLRYSRSWVKSTFVDDYFNHPQFAGVKSANPRFWADFVPWKAIYLSPDMRGKSLGQDLGIRPPTASPVIGSTANLRYFDSTWNAPNVDPGALWYNRGSVGLEGNTLGFESVQAENHSNYVGWGNREVRLLTDSNEASKELLTTGKDWDKRYNDAYAFVWQGKFWDDSIIATAGVRHDKVGQTLTQWRRTGTDYDPASNEFLDQITGPIEEDSESWGTVVHLDRLPFVSRIMDRSPVSISLSYNESKNFQTGQIFTDYWKQDHALPSGETEDMGIIIATKDGRYSLKVNKFESAIANNPSSGLEFWNYGNNIGIMAEAYHQIKYNYETRGNPNSTRYGNGIISDLPRPEPGEPGFPKDQFDYFPVAGQTWEQAEAMELAAIQAWDQWLAEMDPLPELMAHAWGFDFEQREEYETGLDNPNFRFTEDLVAEGYEFELNAQITDNWRLSLNGARIESTRDNIGQSPAPGGEMTMVDYLLDFDRRMRETAMGDLRIWGPGGGADARENWSGYADGDLKARLAQQGTVVPENRLWRVNMVTNYSFNDGKFIGLNVGAAVRYQSAATLAYKPIQYSNYIGFDLNAPYRDDKQVDVDLWVGYRRKIWNDKIEWHAQLNIQNVGVGDELIPVTVQPDGTPASYRIRPPQYIFLTNTFRF, from the coding sequence TTGGCTCTGTCTGTATTGGCTCCTGTCTCAGGTTTTGCGCAGCAAGTCCTGGACGAGTCTGAAGACGAAGTCTACACCATGTCGCCATTTGAGGTGACCACCACTGACGATGAAGGTTACTTCACCACGACGACGCTCGCCGGGAACCGGTTGAATACCGATATTCGCGATCTGGGCACGTCTCTCTCCATCTACAACATGCAATTTCTGGATGATGTGGGAGCGACAGACAATCAAACCCTGCTGAAATACACGCTCGGCACAGAAGTTGGCGGTGTATTCGGGAACTATTCCGGATCGGGCGGAGGAGCAAGCCCCAATAAGGATGCCTCCTATCTGAATCCGGGTTCGACGAACCGCATTCGCGGACTGGTTTCGGCGGATAATACCCGTGACCTCAACTTGTCGAGCATTCCTTGGGATGGATACAACATTGAGGCCGTGGATATTCAGCGTGGCCCAAATGCGATTCTGTTTGGACAGGGTAGTCCTGCCGGTGTGATCAACACCCGCACGAAGCAGGCTCTTCTGTTGAATGATATTCGCGAAGTGAGCATCCGCTTAGACGAATACGGAAGCTTCCGTGGGTCTGCCGATTTCAATCAGGTCCTGATTGACGGTGAGCTGGCGGTGAGAGTTGCAACCGTGTTCAATAGAGGCAAGTTCAAGCAGGAACCTGCCTTCGAAGACTTTGACCGTCAGTATATCGCGCTCCGCTATCAGCCAAAATGGTTTGAGAACCTGGACGGACGTACCACGATCAAGGCTAGTTACGAAATGGGAGATTCCGAAAGCAATCGCCCGCGCAACATGCCTCCTGAGGACCGCCTCACTCCATGGTTCACGGAGTTGGGTCAGTTCACCAGCAATCCTGCCTACATGAACAACAACAACTGGCAGATCCCTGGTTACGGTATGGCAACCCAGGCTGACAATGATGGGAATACAAATCCCAACTACGAGCCATGGGTGAACACCAACTTCGGGAACAACTACTATGGTGGATCCATCTTCTTCTATGATGGAGACTCTTCGCAGTATACCTACGCCATGGCGCTGAATCCCATTGGATACCTTGGTATCAATGCGGAGGGTGAACGTGATGGCGGTATTGGCGGATTGGCACCGTCCCAACCCCATGGAATCCGCGGTTACCGCGACTGGGCGTTGGATGTGGGCATTCCGTTTGCGAGCCTGACGGTGAACAACTCTATCACGGACCCGAAGGTGTTTGATTTCTACAACCGTCTGATCGACGGCGATATCAAGCGGGAGTGGCATGACTTCGATTCACTCGATCTGCAGTTCAGCCAAACCTTCTTCAATGATACGGTGGGTATCGACATCATCTACCACGACGAAGAATACAAGAGCGGTAACTACTCTCCTCTCGTGGGTGGAAATGGTGCTCTGTTTGTCGACTACAATGAGCGTTGGGCAGACGGGAACAATCACGCCTCTGCGGGTTGGTACAGTGACGGTACGGTCAACCCCAATGTGGGACGTGCGTTTGTGTTTGCCAGTAACAACGAAGGCGATGCTCGCCACGAGCGTGAGTCATTCCGCGCCACTGCCTTTGTGACGCACGACTTCAATCGTCATGGTGACAACTGGTTCTGGCGCCTGCTGGGAAATCAAACGGTGACCGGACTTTCCTCACAGGATGATTCTCTTCGCTACTCGCGCAGCTGGGTCAAAAGCACCTTTGTGGATGATTATTTCAATCATCCTCAGTTCGCAGGAGTCAAGTCTGCCAACCCGAGATTCTGGGCGGATTTTGTTCCTTGGAAGGCCATCTATCTCAGTCCCGACATGCGCGGAAAATCGCTGGGTCAGGACCTGGGAATCCGTCCGCCGACGGCAAGCCCGGTCATTGGTTCGACTGCCAACTTGCGCTACTTCGATTCCACCTGGAATGCTCCCAATGTGGATCCTGGCGCGCTGTGGTACAACCGTGGATCGGTGGGTCTGGAAGGCAATACGCTTGGCTTTGAGTCCGTTCAGGCTGAAAACCACTCCAACTACGTCGGCTGGGGCAACCGTGAGGTTCGTTTGCTGACCGACAGTAATGAAGCTTCCAAGGAGCTGCTCACGACTGGCAAGGACTGGGACAAGCGTTACAATGATGCTTACGCCTTCGTCTGGCAGGGCAAGTTCTGGGATGATTCCATCATCGCAACAGCAGGTGTTCGTCATGACAAGGTGGGTCAGACCCTGACACAATGGCGTCGCACGGGCACGGACTATGATCCTGCATCGAACGAATTCCTTGACCAGATCACGGGTCCGATTGAAGAAGATTCGGAAAGCTGGGGCACGGTCGTTCACTTGGATCGTCTGCCGTTTGTGAGCCGTATCATGGATCGTTCACCTGTGAGCATCAGCCTGTCCTACAATGAGTCGAAGAACTTCCAGACCGGACAAATCTTCACGGACTACTGGAAACAGGATCATGCCCTGCCTTCGGGTGAAACGGAAGACATGGGGATCATCATTGCGACCAAGGATGGACGCTACTCCCTGAAGGTGAACAAGTTTGAGTCTGCAATTGCCAACAACCCATCTTCCGGACTCGAATTCTGGAACTACGGGAACAACATTGGCATCATGGCGGAAGCCTACCACCAGATTAAGTACAACTACGAAACCCGTGGAAATCCGAACAGCACCCGATATGGCAATGGTATCATCAGTGACCTGCCGCGTCCTGAACCGGGTGAACCGGGCTTCCCGAAGGATCAGTTCGACTATTTCCCGGTCGCAGGTCAAACTTGGGAACAGGCAGAGGCAATGGAACTTGCAGCCATTCAGGCCTGGGATCAGTGGCTTGCCGAAATGGATCCGCTTCCAGAACTCATGGCGCATGCCTGGGGATTTGACTTCGAGCAGCGTGAGGAGTATGAAACGGGCCTCGACAATCCGAACTTCCGCTTTACGGAAGATTTGGTGGCCGAGGGCTACGAATTCGAGTTGAATGCTCAGATCACCGACAACTGGCGCTTGTCCTTGAACGGTGCCCGCATCGAATCCACTCGCGACAACATTGGTCAAAGCCCTGCTCCTGGAGGTGAAATGACCATGGTTGATTACCTGCTCGACTTCGACCGTCGGATGCGGGAAACCGCAATGGGTGACCTGCGTATTTGGGGACCAGGAGGCGGAGCTGATGCCCGTGAGAACTGGTCGGGATATGCTGACGGAGACCTGAAGGCCCGTCTTGCCCAGCAGGGAACAGTGGTTCCGGAAAACCGCCTGTGGCGCGTGAACATGGTGACCAACTACTCCTTCAACGATGGCAAGTTCATTGGGCTGAACGTGGGTGCTGCAGTGCGCTATCAATCCGCTGCGACCTTGGCCTACAAGCCAATTCAGTATTCGAACTACATCGGGTTTGATCTCAATGCACCCTATCGGGATGACAAGCAGGTCGATGTGGACCTCTGGGTGGGTTATCGCCGCAAGATCTGGAATGACAAGATCGAATGGCACGCCCAGCTGAACATTCAGAATGTGGGAGTGGGTGATGAGCTGATTCCGGTAACGGTACAGCCTGACGGGACCCCTGCGTCCTATCGCATCCGACCTCCACAGTACATCTTCCTAACCAATACCTTCCGATTCTAG